One Peterkaempfera bronchialis DNA window includes the following coding sequences:
- a CDS encoding hydroxymethylglutaryl-CoA lyase: MTGSVLSLGLPEAVPLPGLPARVRIHEVGARDGLQNEALPLPVEVKAEFVARLAAAGLRTVEATSFVHPKWVPQLADAEQLMPLLADLPGRYPGLRLPVLVPNERGLERALAHGVSDIAVFASATETFARRNLNRSLEESLEMFAPVVARAAEEGVRVRGYLSMCFGDPWEGPVPPAQVVEVGRRLMELGCDELSLGDTIGVATPGQVTALLAALDRAGVAPQRLAVHFHDTYGQALANTLAALHFGVSVVDASAGGLGGCPYAKSATGNLATEDLVWMLHGLGIETGVDLEALAATSVWLAGHLGRPSPSRTVRALTGG; the protein is encoded by the coding sequence ATGACCGGGTCGGTGCTCTCACTGGGGCTGCCCGAGGCCGTGCCGCTGCCGGGCCTGCCGGCGCGGGTGCGGATCCACGAGGTGGGCGCGCGCGACGGGCTGCAGAACGAGGCGCTGCCGCTGCCGGTGGAGGTGAAGGCGGAGTTCGTCGCCCGGCTGGCGGCAGCCGGTCTGCGCACCGTGGAGGCGACCAGCTTTGTGCACCCGAAGTGGGTGCCGCAGCTGGCCGACGCCGAGCAGCTGATGCCGCTGCTGGCCGACCTGCCGGGGCGGTATCCGGGACTGCGGCTGCCGGTGCTGGTACCCAACGAACGCGGCCTGGAGCGGGCGCTGGCCCACGGCGTCTCCGACATCGCGGTCTTCGCCAGCGCCACCGAGACCTTCGCCCGCCGCAACCTCAACCGCTCGCTGGAGGAGTCGCTGGAGATGTTCGCGCCGGTGGTTGCGCGGGCGGCGGAGGAGGGCGTACGGGTGCGCGGCTATCTGTCGATGTGCTTCGGCGACCCCTGGGAGGGCCCGGTGCCGCCGGCCCAGGTGGTCGAGGTCGGCCGTCGGCTGATGGAGCTGGGGTGCGACGAACTCAGCCTCGGCGACACCATCGGGGTGGCCACTCCGGGCCAGGTCACGGCGCTGCTGGCGGCGCTGGACCGGGCCGGGGTGGCCCCGCAGCGGCTGGCCGTGCACTTCCACGACACCTACGGCCAGGCGCTGGCCAACACGCTCGCCGCGCTGCACTTCGGCGTGTCGGTCGTGGATGCCTCGGCGGGCGGGCTGGGCGGCTGCCCGTACGCCAAGAGCGCCACCGGCAATCTCGCCACCGAGGACCTGGTCTGGATGCTGCACGGTCTCGGCATCGAGACCGGCGTCGACCTGGAGGCGCTCGCCGCCACCAGCGTCTGGCTCGCCGGGCACCTCGGCCGACCCAGCCCGTCGCGGACGGTGCGCGCGCTGACCGGCGGCTGA
- a CDS encoding universal stress protein has product MAGYEPHEPADGNSAARPTGPSASAGESSSAEPRRHRAKPKQKSATHPRLPGPQGEPQSAHACDPAFQHGVVVGFDGSLSSERALAYAVGMARRSRCGLVIVHVANRLPATVWAGCEPPVFVDVPDHRTEVLGLELACADYLADVPWVLVERGGDICHELEEVGREYAADAIVVGSTHGLIGKVFGSVSGRLARRANRPVVVIP; this is encoded by the coding sequence ATGGCCGGTTACGAGCCTCATGAGCCCGCCGACGGCAACTCCGCCGCTCGGCCGACCGGGCCTTCCGCTTCCGCCGGGGAGTCCTCCTCCGCTGAGCCGCGCAGGCACAGAGCGAAGCCGAAGCAGAAGTCCGCGACGCACCCGCGCCTCCCCGGACCCCAGGGCGAGCCGCAGAGCGCGCATGCCTGCGATCCCGCGTTCCAGCACGGCGTGGTGGTCGGATTCGACGGGTCGCTCTCCAGTGAGCGCGCCCTCGCATACGCCGTCGGCATGGCACGCCGCTCCAGGTGCGGCCTGGTGATCGTGCATGTCGCCAACCGGCTGCCGGCGACCGTGTGGGCGGGCTGCGAACCACCCGTCTTCGTGGACGTACCCGACCACCGCACCGAGGTCCTCGGTCTGGAGCTGGCCTGCGCCGACTACCTGGCCGATGTGCCATGGGTCCTGGTGGAGCGCGGCGGGGACATCTGCCACGAACTGGAGGAGGTCGGTCGGGAGTACGCCGCCGACGCCATCGTCGTGGGCAGTACGCACGGCCTGATCGGCAAGGTCTTCGGTTCGGTCTCGGGCCGACTGGCCCGCCGGGCCAACCGCCCGGTGGTGGTCATCCCCTGA
- a CDS encoding acyl-CoA dehydrogenase family protein: MLDHRLDSEYEELRRTVAEFANDVVAPKIGDYYEHNEFPYEIIREMGRMGLFGLPFPEEYGGMGGDYFALCLALEELARVDSSVAITLEAGVSLGAMPIFRFGTEEQKQEWLPRLCSGELLGAFGLTEPEGGSDAGATRTTARLDEETGEWVINGTKCFITNSGTDITGLVTVTALTESTTHSSEAGGKASTRPVISSIIVPAGTPGFTVSKKYSKVGWNASDTRELSFADCRVPAANLLGEVGRGYAQFLRILDEGRIAIAALSTGLAQGCVDQSLAYASERRAFGRTIGANQAIQFKIADMEMRAHTSRLAWRDAASRLLHGEPFKKEAAIAKLHSSDAAVVNAREATQIHGGYGFMNEFPVARFWRDCKILEIGEGTSEVQRMLIARELGMAS, translated from the coding sequence ATGCTCGACCATCGGCTCGACTCCGAGTACGAGGAACTTCGCCGCACCGTCGCCGAGTTCGCCAACGACGTCGTCGCACCCAAGATCGGCGACTACTACGAGCACAACGAGTTCCCGTACGAGATCATCCGGGAGATGGGGAGGATGGGCCTGTTCGGGCTTCCGTTCCCCGAGGAGTACGGCGGTATGGGCGGCGACTACTTCGCGCTCTGCCTGGCCCTGGAGGAACTGGCCCGGGTGGACTCCTCGGTGGCCATCACGCTGGAGGCCGGGGTGTCGCTGGGCGCCATGCCGATCTTCCGGTTCGGTACCGAGGAGCAGAAGCAGGAGTGGCTGCCCCGGCTCTGCTCGGGCGAGCTGCTGGGTGCCTTCGGCCTGACCGAGCCGGAGGGCGGCTCGGACGCCGGGGCCACCAGGACGACGGCCCGGCTGGACGAAGAGACCGGGGAGTGGGTGATCAACGGCACCAAGTGCTTCATCACCAACTCCGGGACGGACATCACCGGTCTGGTGACCGTCACCGCCCTCACCGAATCGACCACTCATTCGAGTGAAGCGGGCGGAAAAGCCTCGACCCGGCCGGTGATCTCCTCCATCATCGTTCCTGCCGGCACCCCCGGCTTCACCGTGTCGAAGAAGTACTCCAAGGTCGGCTGGAACGCCTCGGACACCCGGGAGCTGTCCTTCGCCGACTGCCGGGTCCCGGCGGCCAACCTGCTCGGCGAGGTCGGTCGCGGGTACGCCCAATTCCTCCGCATCCTCGACGAGGGGCGGATCGCCATCGCAGCCCTGTCCACCGGCCTGGCTCAGGGATGCGTCGACCAGTCACTGGCCTACGCCTCGGAGCGGCGTGCCTTCGGCCGCACCATCGGCGCCAACCAGGCCATCCAGTTCAAGATCGCCGACATGGAGATGCGCGCGCACACCTCCCGGCTGGCCTGGCGGGACGCCGCGTCCCGTCTGCTGCACGGCGAGCCGTTCAAGAAGGAAGCCGCAATCGCCAAGCTCCACTCCTCGGACGCGGCTGTGGTCAACGCCCGGGAGGCCACCCAGATCCACGGCGGCTATGGATTCATGAACGAGTTCCCGGTGGCCCGGTTCTGGCGGGACTGCAAGATTCTGGAGATCGGCGAGGGCACCTCCGAGGTCCAGCGGATGCTGATCGCCAGGGAGCTGGGCATGGCGTCCTGA